The proteins below come from a single Salinilacihabitans rarus genomic window:
- a CDS encoding SAM hydrolase/SAM-dependent halogenase family protein: protein MITLSSDFGSPYPAAMKGVILGRTDARLVDVAHDFPRQDVRAAAFWLREVLPYFPPAVHLVVVDPGVGTDRNALVVRAGEHLLVGPDNGVLLPAARELAGDADIEVYEWAYEDPDSATFHGRDVFAPAAAAVHEAGVDGFEALDRATPAEEYDDLQFPESRSRAGGAEGEVLVVDGFGNTVTNVPGETLEGLDEVEVNGERAPVEPAYARVRPGTRLVTVGSHGNVELAVNRGRGDEAFGVDVGDRVELAW, encoded by the coding sequence ATGATCACGCTCTCGTCGGACTTCGGCTCGCCGTACCCCGCGGCGATGAAGGGAGTGATCCTCGGCCGAACCGACGCCCGCCTCGTCGACGTCGCCCACGACTTCCCCCGGCAGGACGTCCGTGCGGCGGCGTTCTGGCTCCGGGAGGTACTGCCGTACTTCCCGCCGGCGGTCCACCTCGTCGTCGTCGACCCCGGCGTCGGCACCGACCGGAACGCGCTCGTCGTCCGCGCGGGCGAGCACCTGCTCGTCGGCCCGGACAACGGCGTCCTCCTGCCCGCGGCCCGCGAACTCGCCGGGGACGCGGACATCGAGGTCTACGAGTGGGCCTACGAGGACCCCGACAGCGCCACCTTCCACGGCAGGGACGTCTTCGCGCCCGCCGCCGCGGCCGTCCACGAGGCCGGCGTCGACGGGTTCGAAGCGCTCGACCGCGCGACTCCCGCCGAGGAGTACGACGACCTCCAGTTTCCGGAGTCGAGGAGTCGAGCGGGCGGCGCCGAGGGCGAGGTACTGGTCGTCGACGGCTTCGGCAACACCGTCACCAACGTCCCCGGCGAGACGCTGGAGGGACTGGACGAGGTCGAGGTGAACGGCGAGCGGGCGCCGGTCGAACCGGCCTACGCCCGCGTCCGGCCGGGAACGCGGCTGGTGACCGTCGGCAGCCACGGCAACGTCGAACTCGCGGTCAACCGGGGTCGCGGCGACGAGGCGTTCGGCGTCGACGTCGGCGACCGGGTCGAACTGGCGTGGTGA
- a CDS encoding nicotinamide-nucleotide adenylyltransferase — MTRGFYIGRFQPYHNGHHNMVERIAEDVDELVLGIGSAGDSHTVRNPFTAGERIMMITKSLVDYDLVTYAVPIEDLERNSVWVSHVQSMSPDFDVAYSNNPLVIQLFHEAGVEIRQSPMFNREVLEGTEVRERMIDNGDWRSLVPDAVVEVVEEIGGIERIQMVSDSDSNGA; from the coding sequence ATGACCCGGGGGTTCTACATCGGCCGGTTCCAGCCCTACCACAACGGCCACCACAACATGGTCGAGCGCATCGCCGAGGACGTCGACGAACTCGTCCTCGGGATCGGCAGCGCCGGCGACTCACACACCGTCCGCAACCCGTTTACCGCGGGCGAGCGCATCATGATGATCACGAAGTCGCTGGTCGACTACGACCTCGTCACCTACGCCGTCCCCATCGAGGACCTCGAACGCAACTCCGTCTGGGTGAGCCACGTCCAGAGCATGAGCCCCGACTTCGACGTCGCCTACTCGAACAACCCGCTGGTCATCCAGCTCTTCCACGAGGCCGGCGTCGAGATCCGCCAATCCCCGATGTTCAACCGGGAGGTACTGGAGGGAACCGAGGTGCGCGAGCGGATGATCGACAACGGCGACTGGCGGAGCCTCGTCCCGGACGCGGTCGTCGAGGTCGTCGAGGAGATCGGCGGCATCGAACGCATCCAGATGGTCAGCGACTCGGACTCGAACGGGGCGTGA